In [Phormidium] sp. ETS-05, the genomic window CGATTCTGGTAGTACGGATGGCACGGTGGAAATCGCCCAGCAATTTGGCTGCCAAGTCTTCCAGCATCCTTGGGAAAACTACGCAAAACAGCTAAATTGGGCTCTAGAAAATCTGCCCATTACTACTCCTTGGTTGATGCGTCTCGATGCAGATGAGCGCCTGACACCTGAATTAGCCGAGGAGCTACAGCGTATTTTACCCGCCACCTCCAAAGATATCTCAGGATATCAAGTGAAGCGGCGGGTATTTTTCATGGGACGCTGGATCCGTCACGGAGGATATTACCCTACTTGGTTGCTGCGGGTTTGGCGGACGGGACTGGGGACGTGCGAGCAGCGGTGGATGGATGAACATATCGTTTTATCGGAAGGCAAAATCGCTGATTTACACCACGATATTATCGATGAAAATCACAAGGGTTTGAGCTTTTGGGTGGAAAAGCACAATAGCTATGCAGACCGGGAAGTAAAAGATATCCTGGGCATAGGATTAGAAGATGATACCCTTTTAAATAAAGGCCAAAAATCTCAAGCTAGCCAGCGGCGTTGGGTCAAGCAAAATCTTTATGCGAGAACCCCCCTGTTCCTCCGCGCTTTTATCTACTTCATAATGCGCTATACCATCGGTTTGGGCTTCCTTGATGGCAAAGAAGGGCTGATTTTTCACTTTTTGCAAGGTTTCTGGTATCGGTTTCTCGTAGATGCCAAGATTTATGAACTGCGGCGGCAAAAATCCCTGTCTCCCTGAGATTGCGCTATAATCGCAGAAAATCCATCGCTCCGCCCTGATGAATATTCTCTCATCCAAGCGTAAAAAACAGCGCTTTTTCCTCTGGGCTAGCTCTACCTTTCTCCTGCTGCTAGTCAGTTTTATCCCGGTGCGCCTAATGGTAGCCTACCACCAAGCGCCCCTCCCCCAAGCTATTCTCACCCTCGGCGGTGGGATAGACAGAGAAAAATTTACCGCCGAGTTTGCCCAAAATCATCCCAAACTAGATATTTGGGTATCTTCGGGTATTCCCCCCCTAAACGCGGGGGCAATTTTTGCTGCCGCCGATATCCCCGAACAGCGGGTTTATCTGGACTACGACGCGGTGGATACGGTGACTAATTTTACTACGATGGTGGCCGATTTCCGGCGCCGGAATATTCAACATGTGTATTTAATTACCTCTGATTTTCATATGCCCAGAGCCAAAGCGATCGCCTATATCGTCTTTGGCTCTCAAGGTATCGCCTTCACCCCCATTACCGTCCCCTCCAACCGCCCCCCCGAATCTTCCCTGCGAATTGCCAGAGATGCGGGCCGTTCCCTTTTGTGGCTTGTCACTGGACGTACCGGAGCTAGCCTTAACCCCCGCTATTCCGCATTGACTACCCGGAGGGAGCAGGGGTGATGGTTATAATTGATAATTGATAATGGATAATTGATAATTATGAATTGTCAATTATCCATTGTCAATTGTCAATTGTCAATTATTCATCGACGAACCTCGTCAAAAGCCTAAATTGCGGCGGAGGTAGTCTTCCAGGCGTTCTAGTTTGATGTCAAATGTGGTTTCTAGAGTTTCGATTTCTTCCGTGGTGCAGTAAAATTCATCGGCGAGCAAGACGCGGAGAGTACCGAGAGCTTTTTGCAGCTCGGGGTTGACGAAACCCAGGGTAGTGCGAATGCCATCAAATAAGAATAGAGGCGGATTGATAATGATGGGTTCGCGGTTGAAAATGCGCCCGAAGATGCGGGGTATTTCGTCCCGAGTCAGAATTTCTGGGCCACCTACGGGGAAGATTTTGTTTTTCGCCGCCGCCAGGGTAGTGGCGGTGACGGCAATTTGCGCCAGGTCCTCGGTGCTGACGGTGGAACTGCGGTTTTTCAGGTCCGATAGGGTGAGATAAATCCCGGTTTGACGGAATTTTTCGGCGAAGGGGATGAGGTCGGAGGCGAAACCGGAAGGGCGGAGAATGGTGTAGTTTAAGCCGCTTTTTTCCAGGTATTTTTCTACTTCCCGTTTGGCTTTGAATACGGGGGAGTCTTGGTAGCCCCGATCGGCTCCCAAAACCGAGATAAACACGAAATGCTCTACCCCAGCCGCTTTGGCGCTATCAATCAGGTCGATGTTAGCGCGATAGTCGATTTCATCGGGGTTGGTGCTTCTGGCGTTGGCGCCGTGGGTGCTGATGACGTAGCGGACGCCTTGGGTCGCTTTTTCGATATCCCGATCGCGTCGCAAGTCGCCGATAAATATCTCCGCTCCCCGCTCTTCTAATTCGCCGTAGTCGCTAGTGAGACGGACAAACCCCCGCACGGGTTGGGAGCGATCGCGCAGTACCCGCACCACCCGCCTGCCCAAACTTCCAGTAGCTCCAGTTACCAAATACATAAGCCTAAATCATCAATTTTGCAACTCATCTATACAAAACTTAACATTTACAGCGTCAAAATGGCAGGTGTATGGTCGCTCGGTTTTTCCCACCCGCGAGGAATCGTATCGATAACGCAGTCACTGCAACGGTTGTAAAGCTCTGCACTCAAGTAATGATGGTCAATGCGCCAACCGCGCTGGTTCTCAAAACCGCCCCGACGATAATCCCACCAGGTATAATGTCCGCCGTCTGGGGTAAACTTGCGAAAAGCATCTTGTAAACCCAATTCCAGAAGAGCAGATAAAGCTGCCCGCTCCCTAGGAGAAGCCATAATATCCGTGTCTTTAGTCTTTTTATAAATATCCCGCGCTTCTAGGGCAATATTAAAATCACCACAAATGCACAAATGAGGATTTTTGTCAATTAAATTTTGCAAATATTTGCCCAAAATTTCCAGCCATTGCAGCTTGTAATCATATTTGTCACTACCCACCTCCGCACCATTCGGCACATAAACATTAACAATGCGGATGCCGTCCAATACACCAGAAATCACCCGTTTTTGCTCATCCCAGTCACTATAATCACTACCGAGAATCGGCGTAAAACCGATAGTTACCTCTTCTAGGGGAGATTGACTAAAAATAGCGACACCATTATAAGACTTTTGGCCAGAAAAATAGAGATGATAACCCAATTCCTCGAATGGTTCTCTGGGAAAATCCGCATCAATGACCTTAGTTTCCTGTAAACAGAGAACCGTCACCGGGTTAGTCTGTAACCATTGGGTGAGATGCTCAGAGCGGGAGCGAATCGAGTTCACATTCCAAGTAGCAATTTTCATTGGTCATTGGTCATTGGTCATTGGTCATTTGTCACTTGTCCCTTGTCACTTGTCCCTTGTCACTTGTAACTTGCAACTGGCAAAGAACAAAGGACAAATGACAAATGACAAGGGACATTAATATCAATCAACAATCTCCAACCCGGAAATTAGACAGGGCAGCTAATGGCACCAGCTTTTTTGCTGAAGCGGAGATTTTCCGTGTAGTCCACCGGACAGTCAATGACGGCGGGGACATCTTGGGCGAGAGCTTCTTTCAGAGTGGGAATCAGTTGTTTCGCTGATTCGATGCGGTAGCCTTTTAAGCCCATACTTTCGGCAAATTTGACAAAATCGGGGTTGCTAAACTTGATGAAAGCAGACTCATTATAGTGGTTATGCTGCTTCCACTCGATTAAGCCGTAACCGCCATCATGGAAGATGATGGTAACAAAAGCGGTGCCGACGCGGAGGGCGGTTTCCAGTTCTTGACAGTTCATCATAAAACCGCCATCGCCAGTAGCGGCGACGATTTTCCGATCGGGGTAAACCAGTTTCGCCGCGAGAGCGCCAGGGATAGCGATACCCATCGCCGCAAAACCATTAGAGATAATGCAGGTGTTGGGACGATCGCAGTGATAGTGGCGAGCAATCCACATCTTGTGGGCTCCCACATCAGAAATCAGAATATCATCCGGTCCCATAACTTGCCGCAAATCATAAACCAACTTTTGTGGTTTAATCGGGTAGCTGTCATCCGAAGCATACTGCTCGTAATCATCCCGAATTTCGGCTCGTAGCCCGCAGGCGTGAGGAGTCGGTTTCCCTTGACGATCCGATCGGCGGACAATTTCCATCAGGGAATCAGAAATATCCCCCACCACTTCCACTTGTGGAATATAGCTGCTGTCAATCTCCGCATAACTAGCGCCGATGTGGATAATCGGAGTTTTGCCGTCAGGATTCCACTTTTTCGGGGAATATTCAATCAAATCGTAACCCACGGCAATCACCAAATCAGTCTCTTCAAAAGCACAGGTGATTAAATCCCGCTGTTGCAAACCCGTGGTCCAGAGCGCCAGAGGATGAGTATAAGGAATCACCCCTTTACCCATAAACGTATTAGTCACCGGGATTTGCAGGCGGGTGGCAAATTCCGTCAAAGCCGCAGACGCATTAGCCCGGAGGGCGCCGTTGCCCACTAAAATCAGGGGGTTGTTTGCCCGGGAAATCAAAGCCGCCGCCTCATTCAGACTCTGATAAGAGGCATAGCTTTTTTCCTGCTTATCTTTGGTCAGGGGTTGACCCACCACTGGCATCGCGGCGATATTTTCCGGTAAGTCGATATGCACCGCTCCCGGTTTTTCCGTCTGCGCCAGCTTAAAAGCGCGGCGGACCAATTCTGGGGTGATGCTGGGGCGGACAATTTGGGCGTTCCACTTTGTCACTGGTTCAAACATCGCCACCAAGTCCAGATACTGGTGGGATTCGATGTGCATCCGATCGGTGCCCACCTGGCCCGTAATGGCTACCAGAGGGGCACCATCCAGGTTAGCATCAGCAACACCAGTCATCAGGTTAGTGGCACCGGGGCCGAGAGTAGATAGACAAACCCCAGCTTTACCCGTAAGGCGTCCATACACATCCGCCATAAAGGCAGCGCCTTGCTCGTGGCGAGTGGTGATAAATTGAATCGAGGAGTTAGTGAGAGCTTTTAGAACAGCGAGGTTTTCTTCCCCCGGTAGTCCGAAGATGTAGCGAACACCTTCATTTTCGAGACATCGGACTAGGAGTTCGGCTGTGTTCAATTCGCCCATTATAGTTAACCTCTTAGTTGGAGATTGTTGTTTAGCGATGACAAGTTTGGCTGTTAACAGCTCCAGAGAAGCGGTTAACAGCCAAGGTGAGAATCTTATTTGACCCAAACGGTTTTGATATTCACGAATTCGTGAATACCTTGGCTGCTCAATTCGCGCCCGTAACCGGAACGCTTAATGCCGCCAAAGGGGAGACGGGGGTCAGATTTAACCATGCCGTTGATAAAGACGGCTCCGGCTTCTATTTCCTCAATCAAACGATTCGCCTCGGCTTCTACCTGCGTCCAGGCACTGGCTCCCAAGCCAAACGGAGTGCTGTTAGCTAGTTCAATGGCCGCATCGATATCCTTGACTCGGAATAGCATTGCCACTGGGCCAAAAAATTCTTCATTATAAGCGGATGCCCCTGGGGGAATATCCGTCAATAAAGTAGGCGGATAAAAGTTGCCCGATCGGTCTGAGAGGGGTTTGCCTCCCACGGGAACCCGGGCACCAGTTTGGATGCACGCTTGTACTTGATTGTCAATATCTTGTAAAATACCGGGAGTCGCCAGCGGGCCGATATCGGTGTCCGGCTGCATCGGGTCGCCCACTTTTAATGCCTGGAATTTCGCCACCAGCCGCCGCTCAAATTCGTCAGCGATCGCCTCACTGACAATAAACCGTTTAGCGGCGATGCAGGATTGGCCATTGTTAATCATCCGGGCTGTAGTAGCAGTAGCAACCGCTGTTTCCAAATCCGCACTTTCTAGAACAATAAACGGATCGCTCCCTCCTAATTCTAGAACAGTTTTTTTAATTTGTTTGCCACAATTTGCAGCCATTGAAGCCCCCGCAGGCTCGCTCCCCGTGAGGGTAGCCGCCATTACCCGATCGTCCGCCACAATTTGCGCCACTTTGTCAGCACCCACTAACAAAGTTTGGAACGCCCCCTCGGGTAAACCCGCCTTCAGGAAAATCTCCTCAATCGCCAAAGCACATTGAGGGACATTAGAAGCATGTTTGAGCAAACCCACATTCCCCGCCATCAAAGCAGGAGCAGCAAAGCGAAACACCTGCCAAAAAGGAAAATTCCACGGCATCACCGCCAGCACCGGACCGAGAGGCTGATAGCGGACAAAGCTAGTGCTAGCATCAGTTTGCACCAATACATCCGCTAAAAATTCCGGTGCCTTTTCCCCGTAATAGCGGCACACCAAAGCGCATTTTTCCACCTCCGCCACAGCAGACTTCAGGGTTTTGCCCATTTCCACCGTCATAATGGCAGCAAACTCCCCTTTGCGCGCCTCCAAGATATCGGCGGCGGCGTTCATCCATTGGGATCTTTCAGCAAAAGACGTGCGGCGGTAAGCTTCAAATACCGTTTTTGCTTTTGCCAGCTTCGCCTCTAACTCCCCATCCGTTAGCGGCGTAAACGTCTTCAGTGTTTCCCCTGTTGCCGGGTTAATTGTAGCGATCGGCATTATTAAATCTCCAAATCAACAAAAAACCCGCACGGGGAGAACATACGTCCTCCCGGCGGATTTCCAATTCCCATATTTTGTCTGCGCCTCCCGAACCCCAGCGCTACCGTACCACCAGCCATGCCGTTACTCCCCTTGGTCGCCCCGCATATACCCCAGAAGCCAAAGCCGATGACACACCATTAAGTCGGCGTAACCCTCGACAATTCAGCATCTGGACGCGAAAAATTCCCTTGAAGAGCAGTTCTTACCACGGCTGTGCTGGCGTCATACCAGCTACCAGGGTCCCTCTTCCCGCGAGGCAGAGACATCGTAAATTTAGCCAAGTACGTATTATCTCAAATAGACACCACCAGAAAGATTAAATTTTCTAATTTTTGACAATATTCCCCAAAGTAGATTTACAGGAGTGGTAGGGTGGGCAATGCCCCCCAGTGCCACCACCATCAATGTTTGTCCGCAAGCATTGCCCACCCTACATTATCGTCTATTCAAAAGCCCCTCTCCCTTTCTGGGAGAGGGGTTTGGGGTGAGGGCTTTAGCCAGCGTGGCCACCCTACATTATCGTCAACTCCTTAACCACACGCTCTTTGAGAGCCCGAGCCGGGTTCCCTGCATACACCATCATCGGTTCCAGAGAGCCACTAGCCACACTCCCCAAACCCAAAACCACACCCCGCCCCACTCGCACCCCCGGACCCACCACAGCCCGCGCCGCAATCCAACTACTCTCTTCTATATATATCTCCCCAGTTATCAGGGCAAAATCAGGAGACCGCCAATCGTGATTTCCCGTGCAGAGGTAAACATCCTGAGAAATGCACACATGACTTTCCAGAGTCACATTGGCCAAATTATCAATCCAAGCATTTTCCCCCAACCACACAAAATCCCCCACCACCAAACGCCAGGGAAACTTCACCCGCAGTCCCGGCTTAATCCGCACTCCCTGCCCCACTTTCGCCCCAAACCAACGTAGAATCAGCACTTTTGGCGCTGACCACGGCAGCCAGTAGCTCCGCACCAAGGGATATCCCAGAAAATACCACAACAA contains:
- a CDS encoding WcaF family extracellular polysaccharide biosynthesis acetyltransferase, with protein sequence MRLDRYTTGNYTPGAPLWQQLLWYFLGYPLVRSYWLPWSAPKVLILRWFGAKVGQGVRIKPGLRVKFPWRLVVGDFVWLGENAWIDNLANVTLESHVCISQDVYLCTGNHDWRSPDFALITGEIYIEESSWIAARAVVGPGVRVGRGVVLGLGSVASGSLEPMMVYAGNPARALKERVVKELTIM
- a CDS encoding SDR family oxidoreductase; translated protein: MYLVTGATGSLGRRVVRVLRDRSQPVRGFVRLTSDYGELEERGAEIFIGDLRRDRDIEKATQGVRYVISTHGANARSTNPDEIDYRANIDLIDSAKAAGVEHFVFISVLGADRGYQDSPVFKAKREVEKYLEKSGLNYTILRPSGFASDLIPFAEKFRQTGIYLTLSDLKNRSSTVSTEDLAQIAVTATTLAAAKNKIFPVGGPEILTRDEIPRIFGRIFNREPIIINPPLFLFDGIRTTLGFVNPELQKALGTLRVLLADEFYCTTEEIETLETTFDIKLERLEDYLRRNLGF
- a CDS encoding YdcF family protein produces the protein MNILSSKRKKQRFFLWASSTFLLLLVSFIPVRLMVAYHQAPLPQAILTLGGGIDREKFTAEFAQNHPKLDIWVSSGIPPLNAGAIFAAADIPEQRVYLDYDAVDTVTNFTTMVADFRRRNIQHVYLITSDFHMPRAKAIAYIVFGSQGIAFTPITVPSNRPPESSLRIARDAGRSLLWLVTGRTGASLNPRYSALTTRREQG
- a CDS encoding acetolactate synthase large subunit, whose product is MNTAELLVRCLENEGVRYIFGLPGEENLAVLKALTNSSIQFITTRHEQGAAFMADVYGRLTGKAGVCLSTLGPGATNLMTGVADANLDGAPLVAITGQVGTDRMHIESHQYLDLVAMFEPVTKWNAQIVRPSITPELVRRAFKLAQTEKPGAVHIDLPENIAAMPVVGQPLTKDKQEKSYASYQSLNEAAALISRANNPLILVGNGALRANASAALTEFATRLQIPVTNTFMGKGVIPYTHPLALWTTGLQQRDLITCAFEETDLVIAVGYDLIEYSPKKWNPDGKTPIIHIGASYAEIDSSYIPQVEVVGDISDSLMEIVRRSDRQGKPTPHACGLRAEIRDDYEQYASDDSYPIKPQKLVYDLRQVMGPDDILISDVGAHKMWIARHYHCDRPNTCIISNGFAAMGIAIPGALAAKLVYPDRKIVAATGDGGFMMNCQELETALRVGTAFVTIIFHDGGYGLIEWKQHNHYNESAFIKFSNPDFVKFAESMGLKGYRIESAKQLIPTLKEALAQDVPAVIDCPVDYTENLRFSKKAGAISCPV
- a CDS encoding glycosyltransferase family 2 protein — encoded protein: MILSIVILTKNEGANLPTCLASLQPLNAEIFIVDSGSTDGTVEIAQQFGCQVFQHPWENYAKQLNWALENLPITTPWLMRLDADERLTPELAEELQRILPATSKDISGYQVKRRVFFMGRWIRHGGYYPTWLLRVWRTGLGTCEQRWMDEHIVLSEGKIADLHHDIIDENHKGLSFWVEKHNSYADREVKDILGIGLEDDTLLNKGQKSQASQRRWVKQNLYARTPLFLRAFIYFIMRYTIGLGFLDGKEGLIFHFLQGFWYRFLVDAKIYELRRQKSLSP
- the xth gene encoding exodeoxyribonuclease III, with amino-acid sequence MKIATWNVNSIRSRSEHLTQWLQTNPVTVLCLQETKVIDADFPREPFEELGYHLYFSGQKSYNGVAIFSQSPLEEVTIGFTPILGSDYSDWDEQKRVISGVLDGIRIVNVYVPNGAEVGSDKYDYKLQWLEILGKYLQNLIDKNPHLCICGDFNIALEARDIYKKTKDTDIMASPRERAALSALLELGLQDAFRKFTPDGGHYTWWDYRRGGFENQRGWRIDHHYLSAELYNRCSDCVIDTIPRGWEKPSDHTPAILTL
- a CDS encoding NAD-dependent succinate-semialdehyde dehydrogenase; translated protein: MPIATINPATGETLKTFTPLTDGELEAKLAKAKTVFEAYRRTSFAERSQWMNAAADILEARKGEFAAIMTVEMGKTLKSAVAEVEKCALVCRYYGEKAPEFLADVLVQTDASTSFVRYQPLGPVLAVMPWNFPFWQVFRFAAPALMAGNVGLLKHASNVPQCALAIEEIFLKAGLPEGAFQTLLVGADKVAQIVADDRVMAATLTGSEPAGASMAANCGKQIKKTVLELGGSDPFIVLESADLETAVATATTARMINNGQSCIAAKRFIVSEAIADEFERRLVAKFQALKVGDPMQPDTDIGPLATPGILQDIDNQVQACIQTGARVPVGGKPLSDRSGNFYPPTLLTDIPPGASAYNEEFFGPVAMLFRVKDIDAAIELANSTPFGLGASAWTQVEAEANRLIEEIEAGAVFINGMVKSDPRLPFGGIKRSGYGRELSSQGIHEFVNIKTVWVK